ACTTATTTTGGACGCTGAGTACGGACTTACGGATGTAGATAAAGAACTTTTGAAACTTATAAAGGAAAAAAATATCCCATATATCATTCTAATGAATAAATCGGATATTTTAAGTGATGATAAGAAAAATAATGAGTTTATATATGTAAGTACAAAGACAGGGGAAAATATAAAAGAGCTTAAAGAGTTGATTGCAAAGAAAGCTCCGAAGGGAAACGAAAAAGTAATCGTATCGGATTTGATAAATAAAGGCGATAAGGTCATTCTTGTCATTCCCATAGATAAAGCAGCTCCGAAAGGAAGGCTTATTCTTCCTCAGCAGCAGACCATAAGAGATATTCTCGATAAAGGAGCGGTTTCTATCATGTGTAAGGAAGACGAGCTTAAAAATACTATAAATTCACTGAAAGAAAAACCCTCACTTGTAATAACCGACTCTCAGGCTTTTAAAAGTGTGGATAAAGATACTCCCAAAGATATTCCTCTTACTTCATTTTCAATCCTTTTTGCAAGGTTTAAGGGTGAGATAGATGTTTTGATTGACGGGGTAAGAAAGATAAAAGATTTAGATAATTCAGATACTATTTTGATTAGCGAAGGTTGTACTCATCACAGACAGTGCGGAGATATTGGAAGTGAGAAGATACCTAAATGGCTTAAAGATTTTACAGGTAAAGACCTTAAGTTTGAATTTTCAAGCGGAACGGAATTCCCGAGAGATTTAAGCAAATATGCTCTCGTCGTTCACTGCGGAGGGTGTATGCTAAATGAAAAGGAAATGAAGCATAGGATAAAATACGCTGTTGATAATGGTGTGAATATCGTTAATTACGGGATTTTGATTGCATATTTGAATGGGATACTCGGAAGGGCTGTTGAACCGCTGGGGATAAAATTATAAGTCGCTTAAAGAAGCGACTTTTTTATCTTAATATTTAGAGTTTTAACTAAATAAAAATCCTATAAATTTCATCCACTAAAGTCTCACAAGTTTATTGATTAGTTTTATTTTAAGTATTTATTATATATACTTACTTTTAAGCGACTATCTATCAAATATGTAATCTGGTTATATAATGCTTTTTGTATTTATTTACCTATTGTGCCATTTAGGCTTTCTGCTATTTTGTATTTCTTCTATAATGCATTCGGGAAATTTATTGTTTTGTAAATAAATCATATTATTTATTAATAGATTTCTTTGTTTCATATTGCAGTTTCTGAATATTTTATCTATTTCTTCCAGCGTTATGTATAAGGACTTTTTATTTAATTCAATATCCAATACTTCATCCATACTTACATTTAGTACATTGACTATTCTAATAAGTGTATTTAATGAAGGTTTTGTTGTTCCGTTTTCTATATGGCTATAATGACTTGTGGAAATATCTGCAAACTCTGCAACATTTTCTTGTGTGTATCTTTCTCTTTTCCTTATTTCTTTTAGTCTATTTCCTATATTTTTTAAGTTTATGTCCATAGTTTTACCTCTATATTAAAATTAAGTAATAAAATATAATTAATATTTGTAATATTAATCAAAAAAATGTTATAATACACGGTATAGCAATATTTGTTTTTTTATAGTTTTATCTTACACTATAACGAAACAAAAGTCAATACTTAAACAGATAAAAATATACGTTTAAGTTTAAAATTATATATTATAGTTTGGTAGAGGTGCTAAGATGAATAATGAAGAAGTAAATAATATAAGAAATGAAATTAAATCTTATATTGCAGCAAGTGGATGGACTCTTACAGATGTAGCGGATGAAATGAACAAGAAAAATCCTGATGTTAATGTAACTCCTCAGAATATTTCAAATAAACTTACCAGAGGTACAATTAAATATAAAGAAGTCAAAGAAATTGCTGATATTATCGGATTTGAGATTAAATGGACAAGAAAATAAATTAAAGAACCTGAGAGGTTCTTTTTTATTAGTATGTTTTATTTACTATTTTATTTATATACTTTCGGTATTGCAATTAAATAAAAGAATAGTTATAATAAAACAAAATTTTCATAATATAACATTATAAACAGCGAAGAGAGATTATTTATGTACGAATTATTACCTAAAGAGGAAAGCAAAAACAGAATAGATAAATTTTTAAATATGATGGATGAATACGGGGAGTGGGATAATGTTATTATAATCAACAGAGTTCATCAATATTACTTTACGGGAACGATGCAGGACGCTCTATTAATATTTAACAGAAAATCAAGAAAGCCTTACTTATTTGTCAGAAGAGATTATGACAGGGCAAAAGATGAAGCGGTCATAGAAGAGGTTCATAAAATAAAATCATATGGAGCTATACTTAAATTTTTTGGCAGTGATTTAGGTGTAACTTATATTGAGATGTCTCAGATGAGTATGCTTGTCATGAACAGGATAAAAAAGTATTTTGATATAGAAAAGCTTTATGACGCGGATAGTATATTAGAAAGGTTACTGAGCGTTAAGAGTGAATATGAACTTGAATGTATAAGAAAATGCGGAGAGATCCATGGTTTTGTTTTAGATGAGATAGTTCCAAAACTTCTAAAGAAAGGTATAAGCGAAAGAGAATTTCAGGGAGAGTTATACAATGAATTTATTAAGGCAGGTTCTCACGGACTTTTAAGGTTTTATAATCCATATAATGAGGGATTGATGGGACAGTTTGGCTTTGGAGTAAACTCTCTTTATAATACAAATCATGACGGTCCGGGAGGAATGAAAGGTCTAAGTTCGGTAATCCCGATCGCAGGTTCAGACGATAAGCTTAAAGCGGGAGAAATCGTCTTTGTTGATACTTCTCCGATATATAAAGGATACCAGACAGATAAGGCTCAGATTTATAATTTTAAGGGAAATGTTTCAAATGAAGAGAGAGATCTTCATCACGAATGTATGGAAATACTCGAAAAAGTAAGTAAGATGTTAACTGTAGGAAATATCCCAAGTGATATTTATAATGAAGTCATAAATAATATAAGCGATGATTTAAAGAAGAATTTTATGGGATTTAGAGATAGAAAAGTATCTTTTTTAGGTCATGGACTTGGACTTTTCCTTGACGGCTATCCTGTTATTGCAAATGGATTTGACGACCCCCTTAAAGAAAATATGGTCATTGCAATAGAGCCTAAATACGGAGTGGAAAACCGAGGTGTAGTCGGTGTGGAAGAGAGCTTTATAGTAACTCCAAAAGGCGGAGAATGTGTGACCGGCGGAGCGAGAGATATAATAGATATTTTTTGATAAATTGATTTGGTAAACAGCTTATGATAAAAATATATTTATATCATAAGCTGTTTTTTATGGTAAAATCAAATATATAATATTTTACAGAGGTAATGTCATGTCAAATAATTACAGAGAAGTTGATTTAAATACTTGGGATAGAAAAATCCATCACGATATTTTCAGAAATAGTGTAGAACCTTTTTTCTGCGTTAGTTTTGAAGTTGATATAACAAAGTTTTTAGATATGGTAAAAAAGAACAAATATTCATTTACTTTAGCCTTTATTTATGCTTTGGCTAAATGTGCGAATGAGATAGAACAGTTCAAGTATAGATTTTTAGATGAAAAGGTAGTTATATACGATAAAATAAATACTTCTTTTACATATTTGAATAAAGAAACCGAGTTATTTAAAATGGTAGATATGGAACTTACCGACACAATGGATGAATACATTAAAAAAGCATATGAGAAAGCAAATGAACAAAAAGAATATTTTGTATCTCCTCCGGGGAATGATATATTTCAGTTTTCTCCTTTCCCTTGGATATCATTTTTAAATATTTCTCATACAAATTCCGGAAATAAAAATAATGCCGTACCTATTTTTGATTTTGGGAAGTATCAATTAAAAGGGGATAGAATCATCATACCCCTATCTGTTCATGCTCACCATTCCTTTGTCGACGGTATACATATAGGTAAATTTTATGATTTACTGACTGCATATTTAAATTCGTTTTAACCTTATTTTATAAAATATTTTATCTTTAATGCCTTATTATTTTGAACATCAAGATATATGCTTGTTTTAATAAAATTTTAATGATATAATAATCACCAAATAATGAATATTATATATTATGACAGTATAAGATAAATAAGGATGAAGGAGTCAATGAAGAAAAAGCTTTACAAAAAGAAAAACGGAGCTATGATATGCGGGGTCTTAAACGGCTTTGCGGATTTTTTAGGTGTAGATGCGTCAGTTGTTAGACTTGTTTATATAATTCTTGGATTGTTCGTTCATAGTTTCCCGGCGATTATTTTGTATATCC
This sequence is a window from Anaerofustis stercorihominis DSM 17244. Protein-coding genes within it:
- a CDS encoding helix-turn-helix domain-containing protein, whose amino-acid sequence is MDINLKNIGNRLKEIRKRERYTQENVAEFADISTSHYSHIENGTTKPSLNTLIRIVNVLNVSMDEVLDIELNKKSLYITLEEIDKIFRNCNMKQRNLLINNMIYLQNNKFPECIIEEIQNSRKPKWHNR
- a CDS encoding PspC domain-containing protein; this translates as MKKKLYKKKNGAMICGVLNGFADFLGVDASVVRLVYIILGLFVHSFPAIILYILLAVIMPSSNETGYTDYDIM
- a CDS encoding CatA-like O-acetyltransferase, translated to MSNNYREVDLNTWDRKIHHDIFRNSVEPFFCVSFEVDITKFLDMVKKNKYSFTLAFIYALAKCANEIEQFKYRFLDEKVVIYDKINTSFTYLNKETELFKMVDMELTDTMDEYIKKAYEKANEQKEYFVSPPGNDIFQFSPFPWISFLNISHTNSGNKNNAVPIFDFGKYQLKGDRIIIPLSVHAHHSFVDGIHIGKFYDLLTAYLNSF
- the hydF gene encoding [FeFe] hydrogenase H-cluster maturation GTPase HydF, which encodes MGLNDTPKGERIYIGIFGRRNAGKSSIINAITNQNLAIVSDVKGTTTDPVSKAMELFPLGPVVIIDTPGLDDVGSLGEKRIEKAYQVLNKTDIALLILDAEYGLTDVDKELLKLIKEKNIPYIILMNKSDILSDDKKNNEFIYVSTKTGENIKELKELIAKKAPKGNEKVIVSDLINKGDKVILVIPIDKAAPKGRLILPQQQTIRDILDKGAVSIMCKEDELKNTINSLKEKPSLVITDSQAFKSVDKDTPKDIPLTSFSILFARFKGEIDVLIDGVRKIKDLDNSDTILISEGCTHHRQCGDIGSEKIPKWLKDFTGKDLKFEFSSGTEFPRDLSKYALVVHCGGCMLNEKEMKHRIKYAVDNGVNIVNYGILIAYLNGILGRAVEPLGIKL
- a CDS encoding M24 family metallopeptidase, coding for MYELLPKEESKNRIDKFLNMMDEYGEWDNVIIINRVHQYYFTGTMQDALLIFNRKSRKPYLFVRRDYDRAKDEAVIEEVHKIKSYGAILKFFGSDLGVTYIEMSQMSMLVMNRIKKYFDIEKLYDADSILERLLSVKSEYELECIRKCGEIHGFVLDEIVPKLLKKGISEREFQGELYNEFIKAGSHGLLRFYNPYNEGLMGQFGFGVNSLYNTNHDGPGGMKGLSSVIPIAGSDDKLKAGEIVFVDTSPIYKGYQTDKAQIYNFKGNVSNEERDLHHECMEILEKVSKMLTVGNIPSDIYNEVINNISDDLKKNFMGFRDRKVSFLGHGLGLFLDGYPVIANGFDDPLKENMVIAIEPKYGVENRGVVGVEESFIVTPKGGECVTGGARDIIDIF